In the genome of Dyadobacter fermentans DSM 18053, the window TTTGGAAAAATACGGCAAATTCCTGCCGATCGAAATCGAGTTTGAAGACAAGGTGATCAACAATCCGAGCCCGATCTGGACAAAAAGCCCTTCCGATCTGAAAGACGAAGATTACCTCGCATTCTACAAAGAATTGCACCCATTCAGCGAAGATCCGCTTTTCTGGATCCATTTAAATGTGGATTATCCATTTAACCTGACCGGCGTACTTTATTTCCCTAAACTGCGCAACGACTTCTCAGGCCAGCGTGAGAAAATCCAGCTTTACAGCCGCCAGGTGTTCATCACCGATGAAGTGAAGGACATCGTTCCCGACTTCCTGCAACTGCTGCACGGTGTGATCGACTCGCCGGATATTCCGTTGAACGTATCGCGCAGCTACCTGCAAGCGGATGGTAATGTGAAGAAAATCAATGGCTACATTACCCGCAAAGTGGCCGATAAGCTGCTCGAAATCTTCAAAAACGATCGCGAGGGCTTCGAGAAGAAATTTGATGATATCGGCTTGTTTGTCAAGTATGGCATTATCAGCGATGATAAATTCTATGAAAAAGCGAAGGATTTCTGCCTGCTGAAAAATACCGACGGCAAATACTTCACTTTCGAAGAATACCGCGAGCATATCAAGGAAAACCAGACGGACAAAAACGAATCGCTCGTTTGGTTGTACACCACCGACGAGAAAAAGCAGGATGCATTCATTCAATCGGCGAAGAAGCGCAGCTATGACGTGCTTGTGCTGGACACCGTGATCGACTCGCACTTCATCAATGCATTGGAGCAGAAGCTGGAAAAAATCAGTGTGAAGCGCGTTGATGCCGACACGTTGGACAAACTGGTTGAAAAAGAAGTGAAGCTGGAAAGCATTCTTTCTTCCGACGATCAGGAGAAGGTGAAGAAGGTTTTTGAGGGCATTTCGGAGAACAAAACGGCGCAGATTGCCGTGGAGGCCATGCCGGTAGACGAACTGCCGGTGGTGATCACTTTCCCGGAATTCATGCGCCGCATGACGGACATGCAGGCGAGCTCAGGCCAGCGTTCGATGTTTGGCGATATGCCGCTGATGTACACCGTTTCGCTGAACTCGAACCACCCGCTGATCGGCAAGATCGCCGGCTCGGATAATGAAGATGAGCAAAAGGCGCTGGCGAAGCAGCTTTACGATCTTGCATTGCTTTCGCAGGGAATGCTGTCGGGGAACGACCTCACGCAGTTTATCCAGAGAACGGTAGGTACACTTTCATAAAAGTACCTTTTTAATAAGAAGAAAGCCGCTGTAAAAGCGGCTTTCGTGTTTTATGACCTTCCTGAGGTAAGTTTCAGTTTCAATTTGTCCAACTCCTCCCATTTCTGTTGCCTGGCTAATGAGGCCTGCTCCGGCCAGGTGGAGGGATCGTGGAGCTGGTAGCGCGGGCCGGCTTTTTTGAGGAAACCTGCTACCCGGAGCAGCGATGTCTCCATAAGCTGCTCATAAGTGTGGATGCCTTCTTTATTAAGTATTTCTTCAATTTTCGGGCCGATGCCTTCGATAATTTTGAGATCGTCGGGAGCGTGGTCGGGGCTGATGGTGGGGTAAACTGTTTTGTGGGCGTTGGTAGCAATCGGGTAATCCACTGTGGTGTTCGTTAAAGTCCGGATTTGAGCGAGTTCGTATTTCTTTTCCTCGATTAATTCCTGCAAGTTATCAATTCTCTTTCTGATAATCACTTTCGCAAGAAACCAGCCGGCCGTAGCGGCGGCGATCAGCAGCACCGTGATTTCGGCTACTGCCACAGGCAGACTGTCCAGATCGAGAGAAAACATGGGCAGGTTCATGGTTTTGATTGATAGTAAGCCAGCTCGCGGTGAATGCGGTTCAGTTTATAGCGCAGGTCACGTGTTTTCTTCACTTCATAGGCACGCCCGAGAATGAACCCGATGAAGAGCGTCACGCCGATCATGATGGTATGCTGCAAGAAATGCGATAGTTCAATGCGATAGGAGGGTAGCCCGAATTCCCGCAGCGAAACACGCAGGAGTCCGCTTTGCGTGGATGTTTCCGGGAGCAGGGCCTGGGAGTCGAAGAGCATGTCGCAGAACTGCTCGATTTTACATATATGCCAGTAAATAGAACCTGCTATCCAGAATCCCAGGAAGGTCCACCAAAGCGCCTTGCTATTGAACATGCGGAACAGAGTTTGACGGGTGAATGCTGTAACCTAAAAATAGGATTTCGTCAAATAAGATGCAATAGAAGTGCTTATTACAAAACAAAGCCCGGGCTAACGTCCGGGCCTTGTTATTTATCGGTTCATCGAGATCAGGAACTCTTCGTTGTTCCGTGTCCCTTTCATATGTTCTAGCAGGAAGTCCATCGATTCCATGGCGTTCATATCGGCCATGTGCTTGCGGAGTATCCATACTTTTTTCAGGATTTCCTTATCGAGCAGCAAGTCCTCGCGGCGGGTACCGGACGCCATTACGTCGATAGCCGGGAACACGCGCTTGTTGGACAGCTTGCGGTCGAGCTGCAATTCCATATTACCGGTTCCTTTGAATTCTTCGAA includes:
- the htpG gene encoding molecular chaperone HtpG — protein: MESVIQEKGNLSIHTENIFPIIKKFLYSDHEIFLRELVSNAVDASQKIKKLASYGEYNGELGDLKVVVKLDKDAKTITISDNGIGMTADEIKKYINQIAFSGATEFVEQYKDKGEGDKGIIGHFGLGFYSAYMVAQNVEIITKSYKEGAEPVRWECDGSTEFEISPVEKAERGTDIILHIAEDSEEFLDAHRLRGILEKYGKFLPIEIEFEDKVINNPSPIWTKSPSDLKDEDYLAFYKELHPFSEDPLFWIHLNVDYPFNLTGVLYFPKLRNDFSGQREKIQLYSRQVFITDEVKDIVPDFLQLLHGVIDSPDIPLNVSRSYLQADGNVKKINGYITRKVADKLLEIFKNDREGFEKKFDDIGLFVKYGIISDDKFYEKAKDFCLLKNTDGKYFTFEEYREHIKENQTDKNESLVWLYTTDEKKQDAFIQSAKKRSYDVLVLDTVIDSHFINALEQKLEKISVKRVDADTLDKLVEKEVKLESILSSDDQEKVKKVFEGISENKTAQIAVEAMPVDELPVVITFPEFMRRMTDMQASSGQRSMFGDMPLMYTVSLNSNHPLIGKIAGSDNEDEQKALAKQLYDLALLSQGMLSGNDLTQFIQRTVGTLS